The following are encoded in a window of Plectropomus leopardus isolate mb chromosome 23, YSFRI_Pleo_2.0, whole genome shotgun sequence genomic DNA:
- the LOC121962413 gene encoding B-cell scaffold protein with ankyrin repeats-like has translation MSLRSKDLQTDSTVAMSQTAEVLLIIYETEAEQWATYLHSVFTGPISEAGICCYDIAAVSSPQDDLLRLARYTCKFLILSKGMLEGLCQKRRFFLARMLRPAAQVVVLLCGVESLSPLLKLVPLNGDECLQVSSEQDAQEYLSTVMDIVKKASAANVNTLTQKVSASEQKVEQTQSTGAQSVRSIVVVPSRVPCRTSMELFILLKNESVGSDSEVEFTGETQTLRVKPVCWNERILCVNAPDFPAGNVRVTIYHNGVPLSKAQMQYYSNMEEITGLLAKAADPVDFMCEALQEPSVEKLDQKLSSMLLERMPTGGFWGLQCENTPERELHHADAPSLLHFAAQYGLKNLSSLLLQCPGTERALRTANRHGQTPAEIAKSHSHTELHVLLKEALNMFNSDEDNGDASVYEMMCTAGTASAKNVLKEQRGEDEKREDEDIYAPLGVSDEYDTILKSTNAVIANRPPAPTPRPESTHVKESRTPYITQVFQKKKTTHSEADLYSFISTTNKQARGREDSISSTYDTFVPNQINGLQQLIELQQRVKAGSLTVDGALERFSDLQRDQKGMDPVQQAKSSQLRATIVNNRVDDDSVYDKINIVHHTPSVTVSESRRGSQAVDFYSKPLKGQHLSFFSKGNKR, from the exons ATGTCACTGAGAAGTAAagacctgcagacagacagcactgTCGCCATGAGCCAGACAG CTGAGGTGCTGTTGATCATCTatgagacagaggcagagcaaTGGGCCACCTATCTGCATTCAGTCTTCACTGGTCCAATCTCAGAGGCTGGAATCTGCTGCTATGACATCGCTGCGGTGTCCAGCCCGCAGGACGACCTCCTCAGGCTGGCCCGGTATACCTGCAAGTTTCTGATTCTTTCTAAGGGCATGCTGGAGGGTCTGTGCCAGAAGCGGCGCTTCTTCCTGGCCCGTATGTTGCGTCCTGCGGCTCAAGTGGTGGTGCTGCTGTGTGGGGTGGAGAGTCTGAGCCCTCTGCTGAAGCTGGTGCCCCTGAACGGTGATGAATGCCTGCAGGTCTCCAGTGAACAAGATGCTCAGGAGTATCTGTCCACGGTGATGGATATTGTGAAAAAAG CCTCAGCAGCAAATGTCAACACCTTGACACAAAAAGTATCAGCATCAGAGCAAAAGGTGGAACAAACGCAGTCAACCGGAGCCCAAAGCGTCAGATCGATTGTGGTTGTTCCTTCCAGAGTTCCATGCAGG ACGTCTATGGAATTgttcattcttttaaaaaatgagtcgGTCGGCAGCGACTCCGAGGTTGAGTTCACTGGTGAGACTCAGACGCTGAGAGTGAAGCCTGTCTGCTGGAATGAGCGCATTCTATGTGTCAATGCTCCAG ATTTTCCAGCAGGGAACGTAAGAGTGACCATATATCACAATGGAGTGCCACTGAGCAAGGCACAGATGCAGTATTACAGCAACATGGAGGAAATAACCGGCCTTTTAGCGAAGGCAGCGGACCCTGTGGATTTCATGTGTGAG GCTCTACAGGAGCCTTCTGTGGAGAAGCTAGATCAGAAGTTGTCCTCCATGTTGTTGGAGCGTATGCCCACCGGAGGATTTTGGGGACTGCAGTgtgaaaacacacctgaaagAG AGCTCCACCATGCAGATGCCCCATCACTCCTCCACTTTGCTGCCCAGTATGGACTCAAGAACCTCTCCAGCCTGCTCTTGCAATGTCCAGGTACTGAACGAGCACTGCGCACGGCCAATCGCCACGGACAGACTCCTGCTGAGATTGCCAAGAGTCACAGCCATACTGAGCTTCATGTCTTATTGAAGGAAGCACTG AATATGTTCAACTCAGACGAAGACAATGGTGATGCCAGTGTGTACGAAATGATGTGCACTGCAG GGACTGCTTCCGCcaaaaatgtgctgaaagagCAACGAGGAGAGGATGAAAAGAGGGAGGATGAGGACATCTACGCACCACTGGGGGTGAGTGACGAATATGACACCATCCTGAAGTCAACAAACGCAGTTATTGCCAATCGCCCACCAGCACCCACACCCCGGCCTGAGAGTACCCATGTGAAGGAGTCCAGAACCCCCTACATTACGCAAG tgttccagaagaagaagacaacaCACAGTGAGGCTGATCTGTATTCATTCATATCGACTACCAATAAACAAG CACGCGGGCGAGAAGACAGCATCTCTTCCACCTATGACACCTTTGTGCCAAACCAGATAAACGGGCTTCAGCAGCTCATCGAGCTCCAGCAGAGGGTGAAGGCCGGTTCACTCACTGTGGACGGAGCCCTGGAGCGCTTCAGCGACTTGCAGCGGGATCAGAAGGGCATGGATCCCGTCCAGCAG GCGAAGTCGAGTCAGCTGAGAGCCACTATTGTCAACAACAGAGTGGATGATGACAGTGTCTATG ATAAAATCAACATCGTTCATCACACGCCAA GTGTTACAGTGAGTGAAAGTCGAAGAGGAAGCCAAGCAGTGGATTTTTACAGCAAGCCACTCAAAGGACAGCAT ttaAGTTTCTTCTCAAAAGGTAACAAACGATGA